In a single window of the Micromonospora inositola genome:
- a CDS encoding SRPBCC family protein, translating to MTDALGIERASQDRPSEGLARFLGWFSLGLGTAALGARSRVSRLSGVDDSRTAQTVLRIAGVRELGHAGALLIPRRAGWGAWTRVAGDAIDLAACGRALQGRRGERRRRLTYTTWAIAGITAVDLYTAVRVARRRRRADGNQVHAAVTVNRNIEDVYRFWHDFENLPRFMYHLQSVRMTSGRRSRWIAKAPAGKRVEWDAEIVDDRPNALISWRSVAGARVPNSGTVRFMRAAGGRGTEVRVQISYRAPGGMLGAKVAKLFGEDPQQQVCDDLRRFKQVIETGEIVRSDASPNGSSVQQQAKQRPARPLAMRGAER from the coding sequence GTGACCGACGCCCTGGGTATCGAACGGGCGAGTCAGGACCGCCCGTCCGAGGGGCTGGCCCGGTTCCTGGGCTGGTTCAGCCTCGGGCTGGGCACCGCTGCCCTCGGCGCGCGATCTCGGGTCAGCCGGCTGTCCGGGGTCGACGACTCCCGCACGGCGCAGACCGTGCTGCGGATCGCCGGGGTGCGGGAACTGGGCCACGCCGGGGCCCTGCTGATTCCACGCCGGGCGGGTTGGGGGGCGTGGACCCGGGTCGCCGGCGATGCCATCGACCTCGCCGCGTGTGGCCGGGCGCTGCAGGGTCGGCGCGGGGAACGGCGACGGCGGCTGACGTACACGACGTGGGCGATCGCGGGGATCACCGCGGTCGACCTCTACACCGCCGTACGGGTCGCCCGGCGGCGCCGGCGCGCGGACGGCAACCAGGTGCACGCCGCGGTGACGGTCAACCGGAACATCGAGGACGTCTACCGGTTCTGGCACGACTTCGAGAACCTGCCGCGCTTCATGTACCACCTGCAGTCGGTGCGGATGACGAGCGGCCGGCGGTCGCGGTGGATCGCGAAGGCGCCGGCCGGGAAGAGGGTGGAGTGGGACGCCGAGATCGTCGACGACCGCCCGAACGCGCTGATCAGTTGGCGCTCGGTGGCGGGCGCGCGGGTGCCCAACTCCGGGACCGTCCGGTTCATGCGCGCCGCCGGTGGGCGGGGCACCGAGGTGCGCGTCCAGATCAGTTACCGGGCGCCGGGCGGGATGCTCGGGGCGAAGGTCGCCAAGCTCTTCGGCGAGGACCCCCAGCAGCAGGTCTGCGACGACCTGCGGCGGTTCAAGCAGGTGATCGAGACGGGCGAGATCGTCCGCTCCGACGCCAGCCCGAACGGCAGCAGCGTGCAGCAACAGGCAAAACAGCGTCCGGCGCGACCGCTGGCGATGCGTGGGGCGGAGAGGTGA
- a CDS encoding MFS transporter translates to MVTPGGATAEITVSAWAPLRTAVYRSLWLALLAANIGTWMQTVGAQWLLIHQSNASTLVALVQTASLLPTLLLALPAGALADTFDRRHLLISVQLFLVVVAAALTLLTATGRMPPALLLTLTFAFGVGQALTLPAWAAVIPELVPRDQLRAASALGSISVNVARAVGPAAAGVLIAHTGVAPVFALNAVAFLVFALALVRWRPGDARAVEVPERFTAALRAGGRYVRHSPIVRRLLRRALVFVIPASALWALLPLVAARRLNMDSSGYGLLLAALGVGAIIGGLLLPRIRTWMSANQFLLVAGALYGGTLIVVASVRIVPVVLLALLPAGVAWVTVLANVNAEIQLFLPGWVRARGLAVYQIVQGGGQAVGAFAWGVVADVAGLVAAFLVAAALMLIGAVTSQIWPLPDLRGTNKDPTTYRPPLELALEPDPRVGPVLVVVTYTVRPGREAAFLDAMDHIRGFRQRTGAMRWGLFREGESPARFAEVYLVPSWDEHLRQHGGRLTSVDREAEERAKELAEGEPEVRHLLPAAAGPAMTDNRDLP, encoded by the coding sequence GTGGTGACGCCCGGAGGCGCCACAGCCGAGATCACGGTCTCGGCGTGGGCGCCGTTGCGCACCGCGGTCTACCGCAGCCTGTGGCTGGCCCTGCTCGCCGCGAACATCGGCACCTGGATGCAGACGGTCGGCGCCCAGTGGCTGCTGATCCATCAGTCGAACGCCTCGACGCTGGTCGCCCTGGTGCAGACCGCCAGCCTGCTGCCGACGCTGCTGCTGGCCCTGCCGGCGGGCGCGCTCGCGGACACCTTCGACCGACGGCACCTGCTGATCTCGGTGCAGCTGTTCCTGGTGGTGGTGGCCGCGGCGCTGACGCTGCTCACGGCGACCGGCCGGATGCCACCGGCGCTGCTGCTCACCCTCACCTTCGCCTTCGGCGTGGGGCAGGCGCTGACCCTGCCCGCGTGGGCGGCGGTGATCCCGGAGCTGGTGCCACGGGACCAACTGCGGGCAGCCTCGGCGCTGGGCTCGATCAGCGTCAACGTGGCCCGGGCCGTCGGACCGGCCGCGGCCGGCGTGCTGATCGCCCACACCGGGGTGGCCCCGGTCTTCGCCCTCAACGCGGTGGCGTTCCTGGTCTTCGCGCTGGCGCTGGTCCGCTGGCGGCCCGGCGACGCCCGCGCCGTTGAGGTGCCCGAGCGGTTCACCGCCGCACTGCGGGCCGGCGGCCGGTACGTGCGGCACTCGCCGATCGTGCGCCGGCTGCTGCGCCGCGCGCTGGTCTTCGTGATCCCGGCGAGCGCGCTCTGGGCGCTGCTGCCGCTGGTGGCCGCCCGCCGGCTCAACATGGACTCCAGCGGGTACGGCCTGCTGCTGGCCGCGCTCGGGGTGGGCGCCATCATCGGCGGCCTGCTGCTGCCGAGGATCCGGACCTGGATGTCGGCCAACCAGTTCCTGCTGGTGGCCGGGGCGCTCTACGGCGGGACGCTGATCGTGGTGGCGTCGGTGCGGATCGTCCCGGTGGTACTGCTCGCGCTGCTGCCGGCCGGGGTGGCCTGGGTGACCGTCCTCGCCAACGTCAACGCCGAGATCCAGCTCTTCCTGCCCGGCTGGGTACGCGCCCGCGGCCTGGCCGTGTACCAGATCGTCCAGGGCGGCGGGCAGGCCGTGGGCGCGTTCGCCTGGGGTGTGGTGGCGGACGTCGCCGGGCTGGTCGCCGCGTTCCTCGTGGCGGCCGCGCTGATGCTGATCGGCGCGGTGACGTCGCAGATCTGGCCGCTGCCCGACCTGCGCGGGACGAACAAGGACCCGACCACCTACCGGCCACCCCTGGAACTGGCGCTCGAACCGGATCCGCGGGTGGGCCCGGTGCTGGTGGTGGTCACCTACACCGTCCGGCCCGGGCGGGAGGCCGCGTTCCTGGACGCGATGGACCACATCCGCGGGTTCCGGCAGCGTACCGGGGCGATGCGGTGGGGACTGTTCCGCGAGGGCGAGAGCCCGGCCCGGTTCGCGGAGGTCTACCTGGTGCCGTCCTGGGACGAGCACCTGCGCCAGCACGGGGGCCGGCTGACGAGCGTCGACCGCGAGGCCGAGGAACGGGCCAAGGAACTCGCCGAGGGCGAGCCGGAGGTTCGGCACCTGCTGCCGGCCGCCGCCGGCCCCGCGATGACGGACAACCGTGACCTCCCCTGA